One genomic window of Borreliella garinii includes the following:
- the mfd gene encoding transcription-repair coupling factor, translated as MNIDEELTKILKNNSNLKKMKEFLEQNTFFSLTGYEGFFKAFLIKKIKEYSKIGKIILIVKDEHTLDNIKNDLKVITNQIFELNYFSPLVYKGIGSKSTIFNERIKFLINFYKKNPGIYITVLKSLLSKIPDKNTLLNNVCKIEKNTNINRTDIEKTLVTLGYEKTLRVTIPGEFAIKGEIIDLYPFGEESPIKIVLNFDKIEEIRKFNPLTQLKQDNEILEFQILPKKEIIWKNEIINSLKTKIKSVEYNKILEELNFKKEAKTEEMFYPLVANTYLSDEIEKQTPIVNFEINNFEKEIEKIHQEYEKLYKEAKEAGKNTIDPKRILLNPKTFNLKSDVLFSKIKSSKSKEVVEFKIESERSFFSNIMLTKEEFKNWLKNGFKIIIAAESESQKEKLKYIFKELPKVSIEVLKISSSLIIEEEKIAIILESNIFNTGQKINKAFESSKTKAIDSFIEIEKNSHVVHINHGIGIFRQIKRIKTSSLEKDYIEIEYAEGEKLFIPIEQTNLIQKYIGSNPKNIKLDKISSKTWIKNKANAKKRIDEIADKLIELYSKRESIKGIKYPEDNELQLLFESEFPYDETPDQITAIKETKEDMMSFKVMDRLLCGDVGFGKTEVAMRAAFKAVMGNKQVIVLSPTTILAEQHFNTFKKRFKNFPVKIEVLSRFIKNNSEKRILKELKSGEIDIIIGTHKILSKKFTCKNLGLIIIDEEQRFGVKEKEKLKEIRISVDCLSLSATPIPRSLHMSLIKLRDISVLKIPPKNRVKIEAYLESFSELLIKHAIESELSRDGQVFLVNHNIEELHYLKTLIEKLTPYARIAIIHGKLTGDEIENIMHNFIKKAYQILLATTIIENGIDIPNANTIIINNANKFGLAQLYQLKGRVGRGSKKAYAYFLYQDSEKLNERSIERLRAITEFSDLGAGFKIAMKDMEIRGVGNLLGREQHGEIESIGLDCYLTMLNKAIEKKMGKISSEEEVDIEINHSGFIPDNYAKNEQDKILIYKKIFEIQTEEESKKIRSEIHDNFGPIPKEINSLLMLAELKILAKKLNITKLKETNKTLEIEYKNAESIPMEKIIEILKKHPNLFMLNPLYQKSIFLNFKKIEKSDKMNYIYKNINLLKTNT; from the coding sequence ATGAATATAGATGAAGAACTAACAAAAATATTAAAAAATAATTCCAATTTAAAAAAAATGAAAGAATTTTTAGAGCAAAATACATTTTTTTCACTAACAGGATATGAAGGATTTTTCAAGGCTTTTTTAATTAAAAAAATTAAAGAATATAGCAAAATCGGAAAAATAATATTAATAGTTAAAGACGAGCATACATTAGATAACATCAAAAATGATTTAAAAGTAATTACAAATCAAATCTTTGAGCTAAACTATTTCAGTCCCCTTGTATACAAAGGGATTGGCTCAAAAAGTACGATCTTTAACGAAAGAATCAAATTCTTGATCAATTTTTATAAAAAAAATCCTGGAATATATATTACAGTATTAAAATCACTACTAAGTAAAATACCCGATAAAAATACATTACTAAACAATGTATGTAAAATTGAAAAAAATACTAATATTAATAGAACAGACATTGAAAAGACTCTTGTAACATTAGGATATGAAAAAACATTAAGAGTAACAATTCCAGGAGAATTTGCAATAAAAGGAGAAATTATAGACCTATACCCTTTTGGAGAAGAAAGTCCAATAAAAATTGTACTAAACTTCGACAAAATAGAAGAAATAAGGAAATTTAATCCTTTAACCCAATTAAAACAGGATAATGAAATTTTAGAATTCCAAATTCTTCCAAAAAAAGAAATTATTTGGAAGAATGAAATTATTAACAGCTTAAAAACAAAGATTAAATCTGTTGAATACAACAAGATTCTCGAAGAGTTGAATTTTAAAAAAGAAGCAAAAACAGAAGAAATGTTTTATCCACTAGTAGCAAATACTTACTTAAGTGATGAGATTGAAAAACAAACACCCATTGTAAACTTTGAAATTAACAATTTCGAAAAAGAAATTGAAAAAATACACCAAGAATATGAAAAGCTTTACAAAGAAGCAAAAGAGGCTGGTAAAAATACAATTGATCCAAAAAGAATTCTCTTAAATCCTAAAACCTTCAATCTAAAAAGCGATGTTTTATTTTCAAAGATTAAAAGTTCTAAATCCAAAGAAGTTGTCGAATTTAAAATTGAAAGTGAGAGAAGCTTCTTCTCAAATATTATGCTTACAAAAGAAGAATTCAAAAATTGGCTAAAAAATGGATTTAAAATCATTATTGCAGCAGAGTCTGAATCACAAAAAGAAAAACTTAAATATATTTTCAAAGAATTACCAAAAGTATCAATTGAGGTTTTAAAAATATCCAGCTCTTTAATAATAGAAGAAGAAAAAATTGCCATTATTCTTGAATCAAACATATTCAATACAGGACAAAAAATAAACAAAGCTTTTGAATCTTCAAAAACAAAAGCTATCGACTCTTTTATTGAGATCGAGAAAAATAGTCATGTAGTTCACATAAACCATGGAATTGGTATATTTAGACAAATAAAGAGAATAAAAACAAGCTCTCTTGAAAAGGATTATATTGAGATTGAATATGCTGAAGGAGAAAAACTATTTATTCCAATTGAACAAACAAATTTAATCCAAAAATATATTGGGAGTAATCCTAAAAATATTAAATTAGATAAAATTAGTTCTAAAACATGGATAAAAAATAAAGCAAACGCAAAAAAAAGAATCGACGAGATTGCAGACAAATTAATAGAACTTTACTCAAAAAGAGAAAGTATTAAAGGTATTAAATACCCAGAAGATAATGAATTACAATTATTATTTGAATCTGAATTTCCATACGATGAAACTCCAGATCAAATAACAGCAATAAAAGAAACTAAAGAAGACATGATGAGTTTCAAAGTGATGGATCGCCTTCTTTGTGGAGATGTTGGATTTGGAAAAACTGAAGTAGCAATGAGGGCTGCATTTAAAGCTGTAATGGGAAACAAACAGGTTATTGTACTCTCACCAACAACCATCTTAGCAGAACAGCATTTTAATACATTCAAAAAAAGATTCAAAAATTTTCCAGTCAAAATCGAAGTATTAAGCAGATTTATAAAAAACAACTCAGAAAAACGGATTTTAAAAGAATTGAAAAGCGGGGAAATCGATATAATAATAGGAACACACAAAATTCTTTCAAAAAAATTCACTTGCAAAAATTTAGGATTAATAATAATTGATGAAGAGCAAAGATTCGGCGTAAAAGAAAAAGAAAAACTTAAAGAAATAAGAATTTCGGTTGATTGTCTTTCTCTTTCTGCAACGCCAATTCCCAGATCTCTTCACATGTCACTAATTAAGCTCAGAGATATTTCTGTTTTAAAAATTCCGCCTAAAAACAGAGTAAAAATAGAAGCTTATTTAGAATCGTTTAGTGAGCTTTTAATAAAGCATGCGATTGAAAGTGAACTATCTAGAGATGGTCAAGTTTTTTTAGTAAATCATAATATTGAAGAACTGCATTATTTGAAAACGCTAATTGAAAAATTAACTCCTTATGCAAGAATTGCAATTATTCATGGAAAACTCACAGGAGATGAGATTGAAAACATAATGCACAATTTTATTAAAAAAGCGTATCAAATTTTATTGGCAACAACAATAATTGAAAATGGAATAGACATTCCAAATGCAAATACAATAATAATCAATAATGCAAACAAGTTTGGACTTGCGCAGCTATATCAACTAAAAGGAAGAGTTGGAAGGGGATCCAAAAAAGCTTATGCTTATTTTTTGTACCAAGATAGCGAAAAGCTAAATGAACGCTCTATTGAAAGACTAAGAGCAATAACCGAATTTTCAGATCTAGGAGCAGGATTTAAAATAGCAATGAAAGATATGGAAATAAGGGGTGTTGGAAATTTGCTTGGCAGAGAACAACATGGAGAAATTGAGTCGATTGGGTTGGATTGCTATCTAACAATGCTAAACAAAGCAATTGAAAAGAAAATGGGAAAAATCTCATCAGAAGAAGAAGTTGATATTGAAATTAATCATAGTGGATTTATTCCTGACAATTATGCAAAAAATGAACAGGATAAAATACTAATCTACAAAAAAATCTTTGAAATTCAAACTGAAGAAGAAAGTAAAAAGATAAGATCAGAAATCCACGACAACTTTGGCCCAATACCTAAAGAAATAAATAGTCTATTAATGTTAGCTGAACTTAAAATTTTAGCGAAAAAATTAAACATAACAAAACTAAAAGAAACAAACAAAACTTTGGAAATAGAATATAAAAATGCAGAAAGCATTCCTATGGAAAAAATAATAGAAATACTTAAAAAGCATCCTAATTTATTTATGTTAAATCCATTGTATCAAAAATCAATATTTTTAAACTTTAAAAAAATTGAAAAATCTGACAAAATGAATTACATATATAAAAATATTAATTTACTAAAAACAAACACATAG
- a CDS encoding acetate kinase: MKILIINTGSSSLKFAIYQYENSKKLISGVIEKIKEQKSIIKIINTDGSITERFEKGIENHPKAIEKMFKILLNSNSKILKTISEIKIIGHRVVHGGSNFKNSVILKNSILDKLKQSSKLAPLHNPSAIAAIETVLKILPHAKQVLCFDTSWHQTIKEHAFLYATPYSWYKEHNIRKYGFHGLSYSYATKRSSEILNKKIDNLNLIILHLGNGASINAVKDGKSYDTSMGITPLEGLVMGTRSGDIDPSIINLMSTILNKNTQQIEEILNKESGMLGISEKSNDMRDIWNKIEEGEYQSKLAVEIMTYRLKKYIGSYIAILDFNVDAIVFTGGIGVVDYEVRELALKGFEKIGIELDLEKNKMAQNKNLESEISTIKSKVKILAIPTNEESTILNDIYNLIPKNF; the protein is encoded by the coding sequence ATGAAAATATTAATCATAAACACAGGAAGTTCTTCGTTAAAATTCGCTATTTATCAATATGAAAATTCAAAAAAATTAATATCTGGAGTTATTGAAAAAATAAAAGAACAAAAATCAATCATAAAAATTATAAATACTGACGGATCAATCACAGAAAGATTTGAGAAAGGAATTGAAAATCACCCAAAAGCAATAGAAAAAATGTTTAAAATATTGCTAAACAGTAATTCAAAAATCCTTAAAACTATCAGTGAGATTAAAATAATAGGACATCGCGTTGTACATGGGGGATCAAACTTTAAAAATTCAGTAATTCTTAAAAACAGCATTTTAGATAAATTAAAACAAAGTTCCAAACTTGCTCCACTTCACAACCCAAGTGCAATAGCCGCAATAGAAACAGTACTTAAAATTTTACCACACGCAAAACAAGTTTTATGCTTCGATACATCATGGCATCAAACTATAAAAGAACACGCTTTTCTTTACGCAACCCCATATTCTTGGTACAAAGAACACAATATTAGAAAATACGGCTTTCATGGTCTCTCTTATTCTTACGCAACAAAAAGATCTTCAGAAATTTTAAATAAAAAAATAGATAATCTAAATTTAATAATATTACATCTTGGAAATGGCGCAAGCATTAATGCTGTTAAAGATGGAAAATCTTATGACACAAGCATGGGAATTACTCCACTTGAAGGCCTTGTAATGGGAACAAGAAGTGGAGATATAGACCCATCAATTATTAATTTGATGAGCACGATATTAAATAAAAACACTCAACAAATTGAAGAAATATTAAATAAAGAAAGCGGTATGCTAGGAATTTCTGAAAAATCAAATGACATGAGAGATATTTGGAACAAAATCGAAGAAGGAGAATATCAATCAAAACTTGCAGTAGAAATAATGACATATAGATTAAAAAAATATATTGGATCTTACATTGCCATTCTTGATTTTAATGTTGATGCAATAGTTTTTACAGGTGGAATTGGTGTTGTTGATTATGAAGTAAGGGAGCTTGCACTAAAAGGGTTTGAAAAAATTGGAATAGAGCTGGACCTTGAAAAAAATAAAATGGCTCAAAACAAAAATTTGGAATCCGAAATATCAACCATTAAGAGCAAAGTAAAAATACTAGCAATACCAACAAACGAAGAATCAACAATTCTTAATGACATTTATAATTTGATTCCAAAAAATTTTTAA
- a CDS encoding DJ-1 family glyoxalase III codes for MVVGIILANGFEDIEAIIPIDILRRGNVNIQVISLNDNNVVTSSKGVSFLTDDVISNCKENCFDLIILPGGMPGATNLFNSKELDLILKDMNARGKFIAAICASPVVVLAAKGLLGFNKFTCYPGLEKSVLDGEFVDKNVVISNNFITSKGVGTSFEFAFTLLEMIKGKQIMENVKETTLLCDS; via the coding sequence ATGGTAGTGGGAATTATTCTTGCAAATGGCTTTGAAGATATTGAGGCTATAATTCCGATTGATATTTTAAGACGGGGCAATGTTAATATTCAAGTTATCAGCTTAAATGATAACAATGTTGTTACAAGTTCAAAAGGTGTTTCTTTTTTAACAGACGATGTAATATCAAACTGTAAGGAGAATTGTTTTGATTTGATAATTCTTCCGGGAGGCATGCCTGGAGCCACCAATCTTTTTAATTCAAAAGAATTGGATTTGATTTTAAAAGATATGAATGCTAGAGGTAAATTTATTGCAGCTATTTGCGCTTCTCCAGTAGTAGTGCTTGCTGCTAAAGGTCTTTTAGGATTTAATAAGTTTACATGTTATCCGGGTTTGGAAAAAAGTGTGCTTGATGGTGAGTTTGTAGATAAAAATGTTGTTATTAGCAATAATTTTATTACTTCCAAAGGAGTTGGAACTTCATTTGAATTTGCTTTTACTCTTCTTGAAATGATAAAGGGAAAACAAATAATGGAAAATGTTAAAGAAACAACCTTGCTTTGTGACAGTTAA
- a CDS encoding glycoside hydrolase family 3 N-terminal domain-containing protein encodes MEREKLINEMVSKMQDHELLGQMFMISYPNQSITNFVLDFISKKNLGGIKIFGWNAKNLKNLTESINKAQKTSQNNKFKIPLFVATDQEGGLAQHIKLNTSETIGNLGIAASLSPKDSYNTGYYIAQELSQLGINLNFAPIVDIYSNENNFTIGPRTYSDNTKIVSLFSLAFYKGQKQGGIISTAKHFPGHGNTTLDSHINIPIINSNLLEINLNELLPYKILIQENIPVIMTGHIAYPKLTNGENIPASSSTKIIKDILRKKLKYNNIIITDDLLMNAVKYNNESIYNTIERIVRTKSDIFLISLNENIQKNAYNTLLNLMKKDSEIKNNIIESNKRILRIKLEYLKENKNQSDLYPNLNKNEKIYSKEGEKFFEQSTLRGITKVRIEKEMSKTKKTLIISPYYKMITEGKKIFQNTYAYYYSYYPLNGINPQKLDEIKKLIKKFEQVIFNLSTPGSLKYLENLKEYKDKISVIVSLTPQHIKKLNWIKNIVIIYGTTPLAFKSGFLTLTKDFDPKGTIPLRDITNKYYP; translated from the coding sequence ATGGAAAGAGAAAAACTAATAAACGAAATGGTAAGCAAAATGCAAGACCATGAGCTATTAGGACAAATGTTTATGATAAGCTATCCAAATCAATCAATAACAAATTTTGTTCTTGATTTTATAAGTAAAAAAAACCTTGGTGGAATTAAAATTTTTGGATGGAACGCAAAAAATTTAAAAAACTTAACAGAAAGTATTAATAAAGCTCAAAAAACATCTCAAAATAATAAATTTAAAATTCCTTTATTTGTAGCAACAGATCAAGAAGGAGGATTGGCACAGCACATAAAATTAAATACATCAGAAACAATTGGTAATCTTGGGATTGCAGCATCTCTATCTCCAAAAGATTCTTATAATACAGGATATTATATAGCACAAGAGCTAAGTCAGCTTGGAATAAATTTAAATTTTGCACCCATAGTAGATATATATAGTAACGAAAATAATTTCACAATAGGGCCAAGAACATATTCAGATAACACTAAAATAGTATCACTTTTTTCTCTGGCCTTTTACAAAGGACAAAAGCAAGGAGGAATAATTTCTACTGCAAAGCATTTCCCAGGACACGGCAATACTACTCTTGACTCCCATATAAATATTCCAATAATAAATTCTAATTTGCTAGAAATAAATTTAAATGAACTTTTGCCATATAAAATACTAATCCAAGAAAACATACCTGTAATAATGACAGGCCATATAGCATATCCAAAGCTTACAAATGGAGAAAATATTCCTGCATCATCCTCAACAAAAATAATTAAAGATATACTAAGAAAAAAATTAAAATATAATAACATAATAATTACCGATGACCTATTAATGAATGCAGTAAAATACAATAATGAGAGTATTTATAATACAATCGAAAGAATAGTTAGAACCAAAAGTGACATTTTTTTAATATCTTTAAATGAAAATATACAAAAAAATGCTTACAACACGCTATTAAACTTAATGAAAAAAGATTCAGAAATAAAAAACAATATTATTGAATCTAATAAAAGAATATTAAGAATAAAATTGGAATACTTAAAAGAAAATAAAAATCAATCTGATCTTTATCCTAATTTAAATAAAAATGAAAAAATATATTCAAAAGAAGGTGAAAAATTTTTTGAACAAAGCACACTAAGAGGTATTACAAAAGTAAGAATAGAAAAAGAAATGTCTAAAACTAAAAAAACCCTTATAATATCTCCTTATTATAAAATGATTACAGAAGGCAAAAAAATATTTCAAAATACATATGCTTATTATTATAGCTATTATCCCTTAAACGGGATTAATCCCCAAAAACTCGACGAAATTAAAAAATTAATTAAAAAATTTGAGCAAGTAATCTTTAATTTATCAACGCCCGGAAGCTTAAAATACTTAGAAAATTTGAAAGAATATAAAGATAAAATAAGTGTAATTGTATCTCTTACACCTCAACATATTAAAAAATTAAATTGGATAAAAAACATAGTAATCATTTATGGAACAACACCTCTGGCATTTAAATCTGGATTTTTAACACTCACTAAGGATTTTGATCCAAAAGGAACTATCCCTTTAAGGGATATTACAAATAAATATTATCCTTAA
- a CDS encoding DHH family phosphoesterase, with protein MRDVINFIEKYNNFIIIGHKDPDFDCIGSSLALSSFLSRIGKNSILLNEGPFVRKEIIPFKDKFLSEWPNIDLSDYSAIILDCSILDRIGDEFIFYVKDMPILVIDHHMSGEKLKCESYIDPFAPSTTFLIEKLIREFGYDLTKEEAWYILVGFCTDTGFFKFISRSDPEPFEMVARLISKGISLKEVHSYIETTKSLKSIETLKLMLNSLESYWNGKVLFTFLSSSSFNKDGSVSGVNELFYMILSNVENNEILGILKEMDDGSIIVGLRSKDSFNVGKLAEDFGGGGHKNASGFRIKQSSLEIVKNRMLAYIKDNIYL; from the coding sequence ATGAGAGATGTTATTAATTTTATTGAAAAGTATAATAATTTTATTATTATTGGACACAAAGATCCTGATTTTGATTGCATAGGTTCGTCTTTAGCTTTATCATCTTTTCTCTCAAGAATTGGTAAAAATTCTATTTTGTTAAATGAAGGTCCTTTTGTTAGAAAAGAAATAATTCCTTTTAAGGATAAATTTTTATCTGAATGGCCTAATATTGATCTTTCAGATTATTCAGCTATTATTTTGGACTGTTCAATTCTAGATAGGATAGGCGATGAATTTATATTTTATGTAAAGGATATGCCTATTTTAGTAATTGATCATCACATGTCTGGTGAAAAATTAAAATGTGAAAGTTATATTGATCCTTTTGCACCCTCTACTACTTTTTTAATTGAAAAATTGATCAGAGAGTTTGGATATGATCTTACAAAAGAAGAGGCTTGGTATATTTTAGTAGGATTTTGCACTGATACTGGTTTTTTTAAATTTATTTCAAGAAGTGATCCGGAGCCTTTTGAAATGGTTGCTAGACTGATTTCAAAAGGAATAAGCCTTAAAGAAGTTCACAGTTATATAGAAACAACCAAAAGCCTAAAATCAATAGAAACTCTCAAGTTAATGTTAAACAGTCTTGAATCTTATTGGAATGGGAAGGTTTTGTTTACATTTTTATCTTCTTCTAGTTTTAATAAAGATGGTAGTGTTAGTGGAGTTAATGAACTTTTTTATATGATTTTGAGCAATGTTGAAAATAATGAAATTTTAGGCATTTTAAAGGAAATGGATGATGGTTCGATTATAGTTGGGCTAAGATCCAAAGATTCTTTTAATGTTGGAAAATTAGCAGAAGATTTTGGGGGCGGGGGACATAAAAATGCTAGTGGGTTTAGAATTAAACAAAGTTCTCTGGAGATCGTAAAAAATCGAATGCTAGCATACATTAAGGATAATATTTATTTGTAA
- the cdd gene encoding cytidine deaminase, giving the protein MEKPKQEDIDKAFYMAEKARNNSYSPYSKFKVGVCIKTKTNDFFIGTNVENASFGATCCAERSAISNMIAKIGVQTIDFLLLNTSPEAIPCAICLQVMAEFFDQDTQIIITEPNSFNENKTLIKIYTLKDLLKTPFDKKEFRRVTQSQLEKIKSI; this is encoded by the coding sequence GTGGAAAAACCAAAACAAGAAGATATAGATAAAGCATTTTATATGGCAGAAAAAGCAAGAAACAATTCATATTCTCCATATTCAAAATTCAAAGTAGGGGTCTGTATTAAGACCAAAACAAACGATTTTTTTATTGGAACAAATGTTGAGAATGCAAGCTTTGGAGCAACTTGTTGCGCAGAAAGAAGTGCTATTTCAAATATGATTGCAAAAATTGGCGTACAAACAATAGATTTTTTATTACTTAATACAAGTCCTGAAGCTATTCCATGTGCTATATGCCTGCAAGTAATGGCAGAATTTTTTGATCAAGACACACAAATAATAATAACAGAACCTAACTCATTTAATGAAAACAAAACGCTAATAAAAATTTATACATTAAAAGATTTGCTAAAAACTCCTTTTGATAAAAAAGAGTTTCGGAGAGTAACACAATCTCAACTTGAAAAAATTAAATCAATCTAA
- a CDS encoding cation diffusion facilitator family transporter, producing MVKVISLKNLHKFTYLKLDPFKKEDICIVYIENNSKLIANLKAKTKADQIEIIHFYISDDFKSEGIERIMISNLIYYSKKNKFKTISCKITEIQEELLSLGFENIDSQYKKELESEIEEDKFVMGIGIISIFTEVASISSKLTVGILFNSFALIADAFHVMADFVLSTITYFSLKITSKPETIHYPHGHKLMESLIAFIMGIIILMAGFTLFLNTTGLNKFITLGGESGFNLHIHQNKKNDTIYEHDHNHLHDHDHDHDHDHNHDHNHSEEDKKNILEIFSNKSLKKSLWIPITPFIFFIVKIIEYLTKFQIGKRYNNQLLLALASADKNCIFSHGGITLSLLLATYMWSGFDKIMSIFIGFIIIKEGLNVIINNANNLLSKQNIDLKRSVKDTLKNLNINFKTLNFHNQGNKLVLYIKINLNSENEFQSFINKTQNIRKIIKQEYKEINDIYFLV from the coding sequence ATGGTCAAGGTAATAAGCTTAAAAAACCTTCATAAATTTACTTATTTAAAGCTGGATCCTTTTAAAAAAGAAGATATCTGTATCGTTTATATTGAAAATAATTCAAAATTAATTGCAAATCTTAAAGCAAAAACAAAAGCTGATCAAATTGAAATAATTCATTTTTATATTAGTGACGATTTTAAATCAGAAGGCATAGAAAGAATAATGATTAGTAATTTAATTTACTATAGCAAAAAAAATAAATTTAAAACAATTTCATGTAAAATTACTGAAATACAAGAAGAGCTTTTAAGCTTAGGATTTGAAAATATAGATTCTCAATATAAAAAAGAATTAGAATCTGAAATAGAAGAAGATAAATTTGTAATGGGAATAGGAATAATCTCTATATTTACAGAAGTAGCATCAATATCTTCTAAGCTTACTGTCGGAATACTATTTAACTCATTTGCACTTATTGCTGATGCTTTCCACGTCATGGCCGACTTTGTTTTATCTACAATAACTTATTTTAGTTTAAAAATTACAAGCAAACCTGAAACCATCCATTATCCCCATGGACATAAACTAATGGAAAGCTTAATAGCTTTTATCATGGGAATAATAATACTTATGGCAGGATTTACACTATTTTTAAATACAACCGGATTAAATAAATTTATCACCCTTGGGGGAGAATCTGGATTTAATCTTCACATACACCAAAACAAAAAAAATGATACTATATATGAACATGACCACAACCATTTACACGACCACGACCACGACCACGACCACGACCATAACCATGATCACAACCACAGCGAAGAAGACAAAAAAAATATACTAGAAATATTTTCAAATAAATCTCTTAAAAAAAGCTTATGGATACCAATAACCCCCTTCATTTTTTTTATAGTGAAAATAATAGAATATTTAACAAAATTCCAAATAGGAAAAAGATACAACAATCAACTTCTCTTAGCATTAGCTTCAGCTGATAAAAACTGTATATTCTCACATGGTGGGATTACACTAAGCTTGCTACTTGCAACTTATATGTGGAGTGGATTTGATAAAATCATGTCTATATTTATTGGTTTTATTATAATAAAAGAGGGACTTAACGTAATAATAAATAACGCAAACAATTTACTCTCAAAGCAAAATATAGATCTTAAAAGAAGCGTAAAAGATACATTAAAAAATTTAAATATAAACTTTAAAACACTCAATTTTCATAATCAAGGTAACAAGCTTGTGCTTTATATCAAAATAAATTTAAATTCAGAAAATGAATTTCAAAGTTTTATAAATAAAACACAAAATATTAGGAAAATAATAAAACAAGAATATAAAGAAATAAATGATATATATTTCTTAGTCTAA
- the rpsD gene encoding 30S ribosomal protein S4 — MNRKQIAKGKLVRRFGINIFEQPKYDKILKKKPHPPGMHGKARKAKITEYGKQLIEKQKIKFTYGVSERQLTNTFKEAKKHHGVTGDNLLSILERRIDNIVYRAGFAISRAHARQIVSHGIIILNGRRVTIPSIILRANDQIQIKEKDSLKKLIRSNIEKTSSLRNLPTWIEVNADDLNIKVKHAPSRDEIPTLANEQMVVEYYSKRA, encoded by the coding sequence ATGAATAGAAAACAAATAGCTAAAGGTAAGCTGGTAAGGAGATTCGGTATTAACATTTTTGAGCAGCCAAAATATGACAAAATCCTTAAAAAAAAGCCACATCCTCCCGGAATGCATGGAAAAGCCAGAAAAGCTAAAATTACAGAGTATGGAAAACAATTAATAGAAAAGCAAAAGATAAAGTTTACTTATGGCGTAAGTGAAAGACAGTTAACCAATACTTTTAAAGAAGCTAAAAAACACCACGGTGTTACTGGAGACAACTTGCTCTCAATACTTGAGAGAAGAATTGACAATATTGTATATAGAGCTGGATTTGCCATCTCAAGAGCACACGCAAGGCAAATAGTTTCTCACGGTATTATTATATTAAATGGAAGAAGAGTCACAATCCCTTCAATAATACTAAGAGCAAATGATCAAATTCAAATAAAAGAAAAAGACAGTCTAAAAAAACTAATAAGATCAAATATAGAAAAAACTTCGTCTCTTAGAAATTTACCAACTTGGATAGAAGTAAACGCCGATGATTTAAACATAAAAGTAAAGCATGCTCCATCAAGAGATGAGATACCAACACTTGCTAATGAGCAAATGGTTGTAGAGTATTATTCTAAGAGAGCATAA